The following proteins are encoded in a genomic region of Aquifex aeolicus VF5:
- a CDS encoding OsmC family protein — protein MKVKVKQKEDFHFIGVGPAGREVPIDAADYVGGKGRGIRPPELLFHSVAGCVGIHLYEALHKEGKHVEDIEIETDAERITDRYPKVFTKIYLFVKVKGDVSEEEVKNALDKVIYNPGTCSIAYMVNQVAPIEYKVEIL, from the coding sequence ATGAAGGTTAAAGTCAAGCAAAAGGAAGACTTTCACTTCATCGGTGTTGGACCTGCGGGCAGAGAAGTGCCTATAGACGCCGCGGATTACGTTGGAGGGAAAGGAAGAGGTATAAGACCCCCAGAACTTCTCTTCCACTCAGTAGCGGGATGCGTAGGAATACACCTGTATGAGGCACTCCATAAGGAAGGAAAACACGTTGAAGACATAGAGATAGAAACGGATGCGGAAAGAATTACCGACAGGTATCCCAAAGTGTTCACCAAAATCTACCTTTTCGTGAAGGTAAAAGGTGATGTTTCAGAAGAAGAGGTGAAAAATGCTCTTGATAAGGTAATCTACAACCCCGGCACTTGTTCCATAGCTTACATGGTTAACCAAGTAGCTCCCATAGAGTACAAAGTTGAGATCCTGTAA
- the accC gene encoding acetyl-CoA carboxylase biotin carboxylase subunit, which translates to MFNKVLVANRGEIAVRIIRACKELGIPTVAIYNEVESTARHVKLADEAYMIGTDPLDTYLNKQRIINLALEVGADAIHPGYGFLAENAEFAKMCEEAGITFIGPHWKVIELMGDKARSKEVMKKAGVPVVPGSDGVLKSLEEAKALAREIGYPVLLKATAGGGGRGIRICRNEEELVKNYEQASREAEKAFGRGDLLLEKFIENPKHIEYQVLGDKHGNVIHLGERDCSIQRRNQKLVEIAPSLILTPEKREYYGNIVTKAAKEIGYYNAGTMEFIADQEGNLYFIEMNTRIQVEHPVSEMVTGIDIVKWQIKIAAGEPLTIKQEDVKFNGYAIECRINAEDPKKNFAPSTGVIERYYVPGGFGIRVEHAAARGFEVTPYYDSMIAKLITWAPTWDEAVERMRAVLETYEITGVKTTIPLLINIMKEKDFKAGKFTTKYLEEHPEVFEYEEHKDKEDFAALISAAIAAYHGL; encoded by the coding sequence GTGTTCAATAAAGTTCTCGTGGCAAACAGAGGAGAAATAGCGGTAAGGATAATAAGGGCTTGTAAGGAACTCGGTATTCCGACGGTGGCAATATACAACGAGGTTGAATCCACCGCAAGGCACGTAAAGCTCGCGGATGAAGCCTACATGATAGGGACGGACCCGTTAGACACTTACCTCAACAAACAGAGGATTATAAACCTTGCCCTTGAAGTTGGAGCGGACGCAATTCACCCGGGATACGGATTTTTGGCAGAAAATGCAGAATTCGCCAAAATGTGCGAGGAAGCCGGGATAACCTTCATAGGTCCCCACTGGAAAGTAATAGAACTTATGGGAGACAAAGCCCGCTCAAAGGAAGTTATGAAAAAAGCGGGTGTCCCGGTAGTCCCCGGCTCAGACGGAGTTTTAAAGAGCCTAGAAGAGGCAAAAGCTTTAGCGAGGGAAATCGGATATCCCGTTCTCCTCAAGGCAACCGCGGGCGGTGGTGGTAGAGGAATAAGGATATGTAGAAACGAGGAAGAACTCGTCAAAAACTACGAGCAGGCGTCAAGGGAGGCGGAAAAAGCCTTCGGAAGGGGAGACCTTTTACTCGAAAAGTTCATAGAAAACCCAAAGCACATAGAGTATCAGGTTCTTGGAGACAAGCACGGGAACGTAATACACCTCGGTGAAAGAGATTGTTCAATACAGAGGAGAAATCAAAAGCTCGTAGAAATAGCACCCTCTCTTATCCTTACTCCAGAAAAGAGGGAGTACTACGGAAACATAGTCACGAAAGCCGCAAAGGAAATAGGCTACTACAACGCAGGAACTATGGAGTTCATAGCGGATCAGGAAGGAAACCTTTACTTCATAGAGATGAACACGAGAATACAGGTTGAGCACCCCGTAAGCGAAATGGTTACGGGCATAGACATAGTAAAGTGGCAGATAAAGATAGCAGCCGGAGAACCTCTTACCATTAAACAAGAAGACGTTAAGTTCAACGGATACGCCATAGAGTGCAGAATAAACGCCGAGGACCCCAAAAAGAACTTTGCCCCCTCCACGGGAGTAATTGAAAGGTACTACGTTCCCGGAGGTTTCGGAATAAGAGTTGAACATGCTGCTGCAAGAGGTTTTGAAGTTACCCCCTACTACGACTCCATGATTGCAAAACTTATAACCTGGGCACCCACTTGGGATGAAGCGGTAGAGAGAATGAGAGCAGTTCTTGAGACTTATGAAATAACCGGCGTAAAAACGACTATACCTCTACTCATAAACATAATGAAAGAAAAGGACTTCAAAGCCGGAAAGTTTACGACAAAGTATTTAGAAGAACACCCTGAAGTATTTGAGTACGAAGAACACAAGGACAAGGAGGATTTTGCGGCACTAATTTCTGCGGCTATAGCCGCTTACCACGGTTTATAA